A region of Hippoglossus stenolepis isolate QCI-W04-F060 chromosome 7, HSTE1.2, whole genome shotgun sequence DNA encodes the following proteins:
- the adad1 gene encoding adenosine deaminase domain-containing protein 1 yields the protein MFPSGDSFRGSRGCFAQLLMKNLPVAPGLNEPYEYPSAPSTSNGPSKRIFDQQVRKTFIPAYALKPTVSPQTLIDRYMQGESHAVSLLHQLAKILQFHLEMKETVTTGNIPGLYFAFCAVIDGVEYKTGMGTTKKDARLKAAQLALEDLLPTLGSVEAGLPEASDAPPLLPVREEPSISDVYPCRANHERRNSVNLQFPQAVRDQLAQLMSSHLEFSACAGTTAAFIIQTSSGCEVVALGTGNFNTKESGSSSGRILHDSHAVVTARRSLMRFLYRHLLMFFSKTANLTEKSVFQQSGSGGLLSLKSGISLHLYVNQLPKGAAQIPSRLRLNPLSISAWQVNNEISLHLSVEGKVFSVFSSSFDHSPSTVVSMSTTDKITQWQVLGYQGALLSHFIDPIYVQSILIGDSCCRDIRGMEMSVSQRVEGITSQLPMFYCMMRPHISLAPSVATDSSDGGQLTYGINWSEGDGSLEVVDGLQGKTIEESPFKSGSALASRLCKAAMLHRFKLVAKEAQRQDLLATSSYREAKRMAKPYQEAKTMLRTYLSQQGFGSWLVKLSVGENFSM from the exons ATGTTTCCATCTGGTGACTCATTTCGAGGTTCCAGAGGATGTTTTGCGCAACTTCTCATGAAGAACTTGCCTGTGGCACCGGGACTGAACGAACCATACGAATATCCGTCTGCTCCTTCAACCTCGAATGGTCCGAGCAAACGTATCTTTGACCAACAAGTGAGAAAAACATTCATACCTG CTTACGCTCTAAAGCCGACGGTATCGCCTCAAACGCTGATTGACAGATACATGCAAGGTGAGAGCCACGCTGTGAGCCTGCTCCATCAGCTCGCAAAGATTTTGCAGTTCCACCTGGAAATGAAAGAAACGGTGACGACAG GCAACATCCCAGGGCTCTACTTTGCCTTTTGTGCGGTGATTGATGGCGTTGAGTACAAGACCGGCATGGGAACAACCAAGAAGGATGCCAGGCTGAAGGCAGCGCAGTTGGCTTTGGAGGATCTGCTGCCCACCCTGGGAAGTGTGGAGGCTGGTCTTCCCGAGGCCTCAG ATGCCCCTCCACTCCTCCCAGTAAGAGAGGAGCCCTCCATCTCTGATGTGTATCCCTGTAGAGCCAATCACG AAAGGAGGAATTCTGTCAACCTCCAGTTCCCTCAGGCCGTCAGGGATCAGCTCGCCCAACTGATGAGCAGCCACCTTGAGTTCTCTGCGTGCGCGGGCACCACGGCAGCATTCATCATTCAGACGT CCAGCGGCTGTGAGGTGGTCGCTCTCGGCACCGGGAACTTCAACACCAAAGAGAGCGGCTCATCGAGTGGACGGATCTTACACGACTCGCATGCAGTTGTTACTGCCAGGAGATCTCTTATGAG GTTTCTGTACCGGCACCTGCTGATGTTCTTCAGCAAAACGGCCAATCTGACGGAGAAGTCGGTCTTCCAGCAGAGCGGCAGCGGTGGCCTCCTCAGCCTGAAGAGCGGCATCAGCCTTCACCTATATGTGAATCAACTGCCAAAGGGGGCCGCTCAGATCCCGTCCAGGCT GCGTCTGAACCCCCTCTCCATTTCGGCGTGGCAAGTCAACAACGAGATCAGCCTGCACCTGTCAGTGGAGGGCAAG GTGTTCTCAGTTTTCTCATCATCCTTCGACCACTCTCCCTCCACTGTGGTCAGCATGTCCACCACAGACAAGATCACTCAGTGGCAGGTGCTCGGATACCAGGGAGCCCTGCTCAGCCACTTCATCGACCCCATCTACGTCCAGAGCATCCTCATAG GTGATTCTTGCTGCAGGGATATCCGTGGCATGGAGATGTCTGTGAGCCAGCGGGTGGAAGGGATCACCTCTCAGCTGCCCATGTTCTACTGCATGATGAGGCCCCACATCAGCCTGGCGCCCTCCGTGGCCACTGACAGCAGCGACGGCGGTCAGTTGACCTACGGTATCAACTGGAGCGAGGGGGACGGCTCCCTGGAGGTCGTGGACGGTCTGCAGGGCAAGACCATAGAGGA ATCTCCCTTCAAGAGTGGATCTGCTCTGGCAAGTCGTCTGTGCAAAGCTGCGATGCTGCACCGCTTCAAGCTGGTGGCCAAAGAAGCCCAGAGACAGGACCTGCTGGCCACGAGCTCCTACAGAGAAGCCAAG AGGATGGCGAAGCCGTACCAGGAGGCGAAGACCATGCTGAGGACGTACCTGTCGCAGCAGGGCTTCGGGTCCTGGCTGGTCAAACTATCGGTTGGGGAGAATTTCAGCATGTAA